The following proteins are co-located in the Apis mellifera strain DH4 linkage group LG9, Amel_HAv3.1, whole genome shotgun sequence genome:
- the LOC552173 gene encoding kinesin-like protein costa, giving the protein MMHYTPWIHHQTMLDNHQCYTPYINTVPSYPHNNHEQQHITEEESEQTGDETHDTMTSATSGERSSSADIFRLEFAAAQWSKLVSNAEGLFTKLMTSNILPHTEQDQIEQWLCMKQEYEECIASDDTGSLQGYTENARRSLERIEEVTETDEKTDESIHQMERKIEINCSSSSESELSETNDDDEEEEEEEDHSDVSSENPDFLEKLDECMNKLKIETDRIVDSTRDEFRETNIEIIPTVARSINTNNNVLVTRAVPLRNPNSRRNSMLPGSEMCNEVLAFNDSLKPNQNQILDNKTSAFTSIRILDNCESETIINENHATHNDNSPDLLIDALKTTEMPEPIKELKTLTLNNEAKQTQVKKIQSDLDGAHKRIEELQTTIKIKEKFIADMIKNSDARASAKQKFQRKWSKLEEEYYNTRSQLAQAENASIYKDSEEKSAHKKEIELYKNMAIHYEKRLMDIEMIKQIAGDSAKKVLELESSLNTSRKQMEKLKKQLKKEEERKKQLEEELAEDQKKIRDLEEKYNLTASKLKEMQSESEDEKNNSKSKTDYSDKKKNLLDVSARISHLDHVLKEKSMDLERTADIDEKEALRHEIRNLRRTRDCLVDEKCDLDEKFQKEKTLSTVEERKLLECGETIEAIDAMIEHKNEMICGRKGFDENQSQREKGERMLMERLAKLSDGEMRTLFYKYFLKVIDLKESSKNLEVQTAELESHIETQEWQIQTLTNALKQTKLEAERRIVLMQREHEEKLHLMFRHFAEETSSSGHERLDKDSELAKYKRENRTLRKRLADVEALLKGPTPPRTTSPAKISQQGLKQIPCNRPTTKVTRQRNKLIIQKTTDCDKKKK; this is encoded by the coding sequence atgatgcATTATACACCTTGGATCCATCATCAAACAATGCTGGACAATCATCAATGTTATACGCCATATATAAATACTGTGCCATCTTATCCACATAATAATCATGAGCAACAACATATTACAGAAGAAGAGAGCGAGCAAACAGGAGATGAAACACATGATACAATGACTTCTGCTACATCAGGAGAGCGTAGTTCTAGTGctgatatatttagattagaaTTTGCAGCAGCCCAATGGTCAAAATTAGTTTCAAATGCAGAAGGTCTTTTTACTAAGCTTATGACAAGTAATATTTTACCTCATACAGAACAAGATCAAATTGAACAATGGCTTTGTATGAAACAAGAATATGAAGAATGTATTGCTAGTGATGATACTGGTAGTTTACAAGGTTATACAGAAAATGCAAGAAGATCATTagaaagaatagaagaagTAACTGAAACTGATGAAAAAACAGATGAATCTATACatcaaatggaaagaaaaattgaaataaattgttcatCTAGTTCAGAAAGTGAATTATCTGAAACTAATGACGATgatgaagaagaggaagaagaagaagatcatAGTGATGTTAGTTCAGAAAATCCAgatttcttagaaaaattagaCGAATGTAtgaataaacttaaaatagaAACAGATAGAATAGTTGATTCTACAAGGGATGAATTTAGAGAAACAAATATAGAGATTATTCCAACTGTGGCAAGATctataaatactaataataatgtcCTTGTAACTAGAGCTGTTCCGCTTAGAAATCCAAATTCCAGGAGGAATTCAATGCTTCCTGGTTCTGAAATGTGTAATGAAGTATTAGCCTTCAACGATAGCCTTAAACCTAaccaaaatcaaattttagataataaaactTCAGCATTTACTAGTATAAGAATATTAGACAATTGTGAAtctgaaacaattattaatgaaaatcatGCGACTCATAATGATAATTCACcagatttattaatcgatgcTTTGAAAACAACAGAAATGCCAGAGCCTATTAAGGAATTGAAAACATTGACATTAAATAATGAGGCAAAACAAactcaagtaaaaaaaattcaatcagaTTTAGATGGAGCTCATAAACGTATAGAAGAGCTACAAactactattaaaattaaagaaaaattcatagcagatatgataaaaaattcagatGCACGCGCTAGcgcaaaacaaaaatttcaacgcAAATGGAGTAAAttggaagaagaatattataatacaagaaGCCAATTGGCTCAAGCTGAAAATGCTTCCATCTACAAAGATTCAGAAGAAAAATCTGCCCATAAGAAGGAGATTgagttatataaaaacatggCCATTCATTATGAAAAGAGATTGATGgatattgaaatgataaaacaaattGCAGGTGATTCTGCTAAAAAAGTATTAGAACTTGAAAGTTCCTTAAATACATCTAGAaaacaaatggaaaaattgaagaaacaattgaaaaaagaggaggaacgtAAGAAACAATTAGAGGAAGAATTAGCAGAGgatcagaaaaaaattcgcgatctcgaagaaaaatataatttaacagcTTCCAAATTGAAGGAGATGCAATCGGAAAGCGaagatgagaaaaataatagtaaatccAAAACCGAttattctgataaaaaaaagaatttattagacGTTAGTGCGAGAATATCGCATCTTGATCacgttttaaaagaaaaatcgatggatTTGGAAAGAACGGCGGATATAGACGAGAAAGAAGCTTTGCGCCATGAAATTCGAAATCTACGGCGTACTCGTGATTGTCTGGTGGACGAGAAATGCGATctagatgaaaaatttcaaaaagaaaagacactGTCCACTGTGGAAGAGAGGAAATTATTAGAATGCGGAGAAACCATCGAGGCGATCGACGCTATGATCGagcataaaaatgaaatgatttgtGGACGGAAGGGATTCGATGAAAATCAATCGCAGCGTGAAAAGGGGGAAAGAATGTTAATGGAAAGATTGGCGAAACTTTCGGATGGTGAAATGAGaactttattctataaatattttctaaaggtAATCGATTTAAAAGAGAGTTCAAAAAATCTGGAAGTTCAAACAGCTGAATTGGAAAGTCATATAGAAACTCAGGAATGGCAGATTCAAACGTTAACAAATGCTTTAAAACAAACTAAATTGGAAGCAGAGAGACGGATAGTTTTGATGCAAAGAGaacacgaagaaaaattacatctCATGTTTAGACATTTTGCAGAAGAAACTAGTAGTTCTGGTCATGAAAGATTGGACAAAGATTCCGAGCTTGCGAAATATAAACGTGAAAATAGAACGTTGAGAAAACGATTAGCAGATGTCGAAGCTCTTTTGAAAGGTCCAACACCACCACGTACAACTAGTCCAGCAAAAATATCACAGCAAGGGTTGAAACAAATTCCATGTAATCGACCAACAACCAAAGTAACTAGGCAgcgaaataaattgataatacaaaaaaCCACTGACtgcgataagaaaaaaaaataa